The DNA segment ACCATTATCCCTGCAAAAAAACAGCAATTACGTCAATTATCTCCCAACATTATACAAATTTTAACTTTTCGCCTCACCGCGCCTGCCCTTGCCCTTTTCTGCCCGCAAAAAAAGCCGACCGCAGTCGACTGTTTTTGTGATGGATTCAATCCGTCTCCTCCACCTGAGCCTTTAAGCTTTGGAGCTCGTCGATGCTCAGTCCGTTGGTGAGGGTGGCGGCTTTTTTCAGTTGCTTCTGTCTCAGGCGCCGCTTGGCACTGACAGCGTCCACTTCCGCTTCAAACTCCCGTGCCGAGAGCCGTGATCCGCCTCGGGAGAGGATGATCTGCTGTTCGATGTTGTCGCTGGTGGCGACGCGAATACCTCGGACGCGTCCCATCTCTGCGACTTGCCGTTCAATGAAGTGATCAGCGGTTTCAAATTCTCTGGTGAAGATGACGGTGAGGCCTTTGTAGCGATGGAGCCCGCCGCCGGATTTTTTCACGAGGTAGGCATCAAAGATGACATAGATGTCCTCGTCGGTCTCGGCGTTGTAGTCCGCCAGGATATCGAGGAGTTCTCGGCGCTGATCTTCCAGGGGGACGGTCTTGTCGATCCGTGAC comes from the Peptoniphilus equinus genome and includes:
- a CDS encoding NYN domain-containing protein, whose amino-acid sequence is MRPLKYRRNKSYLLVDGYNVIGQWSRIDKTVPLEDQRRELLDILADYNAETDEDIYVIFDAYLVKKSGGGLHRYKGLTVIFTREFETADHFIERQVAEMGRVRGIRVATSDNIEQQIILSRGGSRLSAREFEAEVDAVSAKRRLRQKQLKKAATLTNGLSIDELQSLKAQVEETD